From one Sphingomonas xanthus genomic stretch:
- a CDS encoding NAD(P) transhydrogenase subunit alpha, translated as MKVAVLAEAAGETRVSAIPETVKKFAALGASVAVERGAGLAATISDADFEAAGATTGTRPEVLDGADLIFSVTGPEPASLAGAKEGALLVGALDPLRRRDVIEAYASAGIEALALEWMPRITRAQSMDILSSQSNLSGYKAVVDAAAAFGRAFPMMMTAAGTVHPAKLFVMGVGVAGLQAIATGRRLGAQVSATDVRSATREQIQSLGAKPIFVEGVQGIEGEGQGGYAGETSAEYQKAQAELVSGHIAKQDIVITTALIPGRPAPRLISDAQLATMKPGSVIVDLAAEAGGNVEGCVAGETVQLHGVKIIGAVQLARTLPADASALFSRNIANFVAAFWDKDAGRLALPDDDEIVSAVRLTKNGKIVNARLTG; from the coding sequence TTGAAGGTCGCCGTCCTCGCAGAAGCCGCTGGCGAAACCCGGGTTTCGGCTATTCCCGAAACCGTGAAGAAATTCGCCGCGCTCGGCGCAAGTGTCGCGGTCGAACGCGGTGCGGGCCTTGCCGCGACCATTAGCGACGCGGATTTCGAAGCGGCGGGAGCTACGACGGGAACACGCCCTGAGGTGCTTGATGGCGCTGACTTGATCTTCAGCGTCACCGGCCCCGAACCCGCCAGCCTGGCAGGCGCCAAGGAGGGCGCACTGCTGGTTGGCGCACTGGATCCCCTGCGGCGACGCGATGTAATCGAAGCCTATGCCTCTGCGGGCATCGAGGCGCTTGCACTTGAGTGGATGCCTCGCATTACTCGCGCCCAGTCGATGGACATCCTGTCGTCCCAGTCGAATTTATCCGGTTACAAGGCGGTGGTGGACGCTGCTGCGGCGTTCGGTCGCGCCTTCCCGATGATGATGACGGCCGCGGGCACGGTTCATCCCGCAAAGCTGTTCGTCATGGGTGTCGGGGTGGCCGGACTTCAGGCAATTGCCACTGGGCGTCGCCTGGGGGCACAGGTCAGCGCGACCGACGTTCGTTCCGCGACACGAGAACAGATCCAGTCACTGGGCGCCAAGCCGATCTTCGTCGAGGGCGTTCAGGGCATCGAGGGGGAAGGTCAGGGCGGCTACGCCGGGGAAACTTCTGCCGAATACCAAAAAGCCCAGGCCGAACTGGTCAGCGGACATATCGCCAAGCAGGACATTGTCATTACGACAGCGCTAATCCCGGGGCGCCCGGCGCCGCGCCTGATCAGTGACGCTCAATTGGCGACAATGAAACCAGGCAGCGTCATCGTTGACTTGGCAGCCGAAGCCGGGGGCAACGTAGAGGGATGTGTTGCGGGCGAGACTGTTCAGCTTCACGGGGTCAAAATAATTGGCGCAGTCCAGTTGGCCCGGACTCTTCCCGCCGACGCGTCGGCCCTATTTTCGCGCAACATTGCGAACTTCGTCGCTGCATTCTGGGACAAGGACGCGGGGCGCCTTGCACTACCCGACGATGATGAAATCGTCTCGGCGGTTCGGCTGACGAAGAATGGCAAGATCGTTAACGCTCGCCTGACCGGCTGA
- a CDS encoding EAL domain-containing protein codes for MKRQDRNAGPFRPAKLLGWALAMSLLFGLIGAGEYVEDRLRIVRNHINEKPVSGQIVLVAVDEKSLRDVGRWPWPRSRYAQLVEAIEKAKPKKQVHDWLFSERTTAREDKRLEQAFASSGDVTVGYLPRVGPQQGSRTEIGALPEFERHVKLASTGMYYNYANEVWRLPGGARYGSTVIPSMAMALASVEKPTTDEFRVDYSYSPESIPVVSASDVMAGRIPATMLTGKTAVIAPVSNRLGDQWNVPGWGRISGVYIHMIGAETMLDGAPVDFGWIPAFLLAAATLLLTARLGPTTQLAAISATLAVLITAPLVSERSQIFFDITPGMFALLWVAVGIVIEQARRRGLTNVVSGLPNLTALRRSRGERNRPLVVARVINYPQIVSTLTIAQEKALVGQITSRLRVGSEVSTIYQGDEGIFAWTVPSTTAIGHHIEALHALFRSPAKVDRRPFDIAISFGVEIGSGRTLANRLQSALVAADEASSEGLRWKYHDPERLKDVDWRLSLLSQLDDAIDHGQVWVAFQPQLDLRTNLIRGAEALARWTHPEKGPISPVEFVTAAEQSDRIEKLTMFVLDKAVAEAARINREYGDFDMAVNLSARMLTDKSLLSKVKEVLDRHGLDPARLTLELTETAAMASGSGTAPLFGLRDLGVNISIDDYGTGLSTLEYLKKIPAGEIKIDQGFVKSMRDHRSDLVMVQSTIALAHSLGRRVVAEGVETRELLDMLVAMKCEVAQGFVVGRPSSVNDLTKRLLAERKRRVA; via the coding sequence ATGAAGCGCCAAGACAGGAATGCCGGGCCTTTCCGGCCAGCCAAGCTGCTTGGCTGGGCGCTGGCCATGAGCCTGTTGTTCGGCTTGATCGGCGCTGGCGAATATGTCGAGGATCGCCTTCGCATCGTCCGAAATCACATCAACGAAAAGCCGGTCAGCGGCCAGATCGTGCTGGTAGCGGTCGACGAAAAGTCGCTGCGCGATGTAGGCCGCTGGCCCTGGCCGCGCAGCCGTTATGCCCAGCTCGTTGAGGCGATCGAAAAGGCCAAACCCAAAAAGCAGGTCCATGACTGGCTGTTTTCCGAGCGGACGACTGCGCGCGAAGACAAGCGGCTCGAACAGGCCTTCGCTAGCTCGGGCGACGTCACCGTCGGCTATCTGCCGCGTGTCGGCCCGCAACAGGGCAGCCGGACTGAAATCGGCGCCCTCCCCGAGTTCGAACGCCATGTGAAGCTGGCAAGCACCGGCATGTATTACAATTACGCCAATGAGGTATGGCGCCTCCCCGGAGGCGCCCGCTACGGCTCGACTGTCATCCCGTCGATGGCCATGGCCCTGGCATCGGTAGAGAAGCCGACGACTGACGAATTTCGCGTCGATTACAGCTATTCGCCTGAAAGCATCCCTGTCGTAAGCGCCTCGGACGTTATGGCCGGGCGTATCCCCGCCACGATGCTGACCGGCAAGACCGCGGTCATTGCTCCTGTGTCAAATCGACTTGGCGACCAGTGGAACGTGCCTGGCTGGGGGCGCATCAGCGGCGTCTACATTCACATGATCGGCGCCGAGACGATGCTTGATGGCGCACCGGTCGACTTCGGATGGATTCCAGCATTCCTGTTGGCAGCAGCCACGCTGCTGCTGACCGCGCGCCTTGGACCCACGACCCAGCTCGCAGCCATCAGCGCAACTTTGGCGGTGCTGATCACCGCGCCGCTGGTTAGCGAACGCTCACAGATATTCTTCGACATCACGCCTGGGATGTTCGCCCTTCTTTGGGTCGCGGTCGGCATCGTCATTGAGCAAGCCAGGCGCCGCGGCCTCACAAATGTCGTTAGCGGTCTTCCCAATCTCACCGCGCTGCGCCGTTCGCGCGGCGAGCGTAATCGGCCGCTGGTTGTGGCCCGCGTCATCAACTATCCCCAGATCGTCTCCACGCTGACGATCGCGCAGGAAAAAGCGCTGGTCGGCCAGATCACATCTCGCCTCCGGGTCGGCTCGGAAGTTTCAACAATCTACCAGGGCGACGAAGGCATCTTCGCCTGGACCGTGCCGAGCACCACCGCCATCGGTCATCATATTGAAGCGCTGCACGCTCTGTTCCGGAGCCCCGCTAAGGTCGATCGCCGCCCGTTCGATATTGCGATCAGTTTCGGTGTCGAAATCGGAAGCGGTCGCACTCTCGCAAATCGCCTGCAAAGCGCGCTTGTTGCCGCTGATGAGGCGAGCAGCGAGGGCCTGCGCTGGAAATATCACGATCCTGAACGTCTCAAGGACGTCGACTGGCGCCTTTCGCTGCTTAGTCAGCTCGACGATGCCATTGACCATGGCCAGGTGTGGGTCGCCTTCCAGCCCCAGCTCGATCTTCGGACAAACCTGATCAGGGGTGCGGAGGCGCTTGCCCGGTGGACACATCCGGAAAAGGGTCCGATCAGCCCAGTCGAGTTCGTTACTGCGGCCGAACAAAGTGATCGGATCGAGAAGCTCACGATGTTCGTGCTCGATAAGGCGGTCGCCGAGGCCGCGCGGATAAACCGCGAATATGGCGACTTCGACATGGCGGTGAACCTTTCTGCCCGCATGCTCACCGACAAGTCACTCTTGTCCAAGGTGAAGGAAGTCCTCGACCGACACGGTCTTGATCCTGCCCGCCTGACGCTCGAGCTGACCGAGACCGCGGCGATGGCCAGCGGTTCAGGTACCGCCCCCCTGTTTGGCCTTCGGGATCTCGGTGTGAACATCTCGATCGACGACTATGGCACGGGCCTGTCCACGCTCGAATATCTGAAGAAAATCCCTGCCGGCGAGATCAAGATCGACCAGGGTTTCGTGAAGTCCATGCGCGACCATCGTAGCGACCTGGTCATGGTCCAGTCGACGATTGCTCTCGCCCACTCGCTCGGCCGCCGGGTCGTCGCCGAAGGTGTCGAGACCCGCGAACTGCTCGACATGCTCGTCGCAATGAAATGCGAAGTCGCTCAAGGGTTTGTCGTCGGCCGCCCAAGCAGCGTTAACGATTTGACCAAGCGACTACTTGCGGAACGCAAGAGGCGGGTCGCATGA
- a CDS encoding NAD(P) transhydrogenase subunit alpha yields MDFISILSIFVLACFVGYYVVWSVTPALHTPLMAVTNAISSVIIVGALIAAAAAGNAQAKWLGLIGVALASVNIFGGFAVTQRMLAMYKKKERRDA; encoded by the coding sequence TTGGACTTCATCTCGATCCTATCGATCTTCGTGCTGGCATGTTTCGTCGGCTATTATGTGGTTTGGTCAGTCACCCCCGCGCTGCACACGCCCTTGATGGCGGTGACCAATGCCATTTCCTCGGTGATTATCGTTGGGGCGCTGATCGCGGCGGCCGCGGCGGGCAATGCCCAGGCCAAGTGGCTGGGCCTGATTGGCGTAGCCCTCGCCAGCGTCAATATCTTCGGCGGCTTTGCCGTCACCCAGCGGATGCTGGCAATGTACAAGAAGAAGGAGCGCCGCGATGCATGA